TTGGCAGAGATTGTGTAACGTGTAGTATATTTATAGAGATTAGAATACCTGACTGCAGACTAACTATCCCAGCTGATCCCAGTTATTTTCCTGTCTCTTCCAGAGTGAGAGATGTCGGGGTTTGACAACTTAAACACAGACTTTTACCAGTCAAGCTACAGTGTAGAGGACCAAAACCAGGGctacagcaacagcaacagcaacactgAAAACCCCTACAACAAGTAAGTCAAATGAAGTCATCCTTTCTCGATTCTCCCTCAGCTCTTTACTCCTCCAAGGGCAACACAGTTTCTCATCATTTACGTGCTGTTTTAGCTGCTAAAGACTTTTTACTTACCTGTGTTTAACACTTTATTTAACAACAAGTGTTGAAGTGAGTTTGAAACTTCCATCCAAGTTTGTATTTAGGATGTGGAAGGATGATTGTTTTATAAGAGTAGGTGCAGATTTGTCAACTGAATGTCAccaaactatttttaaaatgttaacgCTGCCTCACTGAGTCATCATAGtgaagaaaaatggaaatttgaAGGTAGAAATTGTCTGTCCTTCTGTCAAAGAGTGTTATTTAGTCTAATTACTATGTGTTTTCCAGGCCATACGGTCAGTATGACTACTCCCAGCCCATGGGCTACGCTACCCCAGGGATAATGCAGCCTCAGCAGCCGTACACAGGACAAATCTTCCAGCCCGCACAGACCTACACTCCATCCCCGGCACAGTCAATGTACAGTAGTGGCTTTGATGATGAGCCACCTCTGTTAGAAGGTAGGTGAACCACAACCTGGAGGATCGGACCTCCTTGTAGCTCTGTGGCTCTTGTACAGTTTCTCTGACTTTGCTTATACTACTGTTCTTCTCATTGTCTATAGTTTTTGTAAACCGTggtaatatattttaattttagctattttttaaataatagatAAAACTTTAATGTCATATGTGGCTACGGCTGCTAAAGAGTGAGAATTCACATTATCTAGCGTGTTTCTTATTCAAAGCTGAAAATTAACTAACGTtgataataatttgaataaagaaataaactaaCACATTTGGTGCACTTACACACAACCAACAGCATAGTAATTTAAAATTGAGAGAGATAATGGCAGCAAtaaattaaagctgttttcccCATAAAGTAACAAAAGTGATAAAGGGttctaacaataataataatcatgtatTTTGGAGACCATTGCGAGGCTCTAGTGTTTATTTAGCAACTTTGTGGAATTATTGTCTTCTACAGACTATGTTTGATTACAGTTATGTCCATTGTGTCTAATGTGTCATTTGTCTGCTTTTCTCTCAGAATTAGGAATCAACTTTGACCACATCTGGCAGAAGACCCTGACCGTGCTGCATCCGCTGAAAGCAGCGGACGGCAGCATCATGAATGAGACGGACCTCGCGGGCCCCATGGTCTTCTGTTTGGCCTTTGGAGCAACACTCCTCCTGGTAAATAATTTGATTAACATTAGCGAATGGTAATTTATTAAATACTTGATTCTCTACTGCTGcacatatacaatatatacaccCACCTGTATGGCTGTCATCATGTAGGTGCATCcatgtatgttttgtttttttccattcacaGGCAGGAAAGATCCAGTTTGGCTATGTATACGGTATCAGCGCAATTGGCTGCCTTGGCATGTACTGCCTACTCAACCTTATGAGTATGACGGGCGTCTCCTTCGGCTGCGTGGCCAGCGTGCTGGGATACTGCCTCCTCCCCATGatcctcctctccagcttcGGAGTCCTCCTCTCTTTACAGTGAGTACACCGTGTGGATATAACCTGTAAATGAAGCCAGGGATTTTATGTGTATAGACACAACTCAAGAAACTGTCTAGT
The Hippoglossus stenolepis isolate QCI-W04-F060 chromosome 15, HSTE1.2, whole genome shotgun sequence DNA segment above includes these coding regions:
- the yipf5 gene encoding protein YIPF5, encoding MSGFDNLNTDFYQSSYSVEDQNQGYSNSNSNTENPYNKPYGQYDYSQPMGYATPGIMQPQQPYTGQIFQPAQTYTPSPAQSMYSSGFDDEPPLLEELGINFDHIWQKTLTVLHPLKAADGSIMNETDLAGPMVFCLAFGATLLLAGKIQFGYVYGISAIGCLGMYCLLNLMSMTGVSFGCVASVLGYCLLPMILLSSFGVLLSLQGLVGIILTSAIIGWCSLSASKIFISALAMDGQQLLVAYPCALLYGVFALISVF